From Bdellovibrionales bacterium:
TCCATTGATTAATTTCATATACTCGCCACTCACCTGGATTGATCATTGACTTGTACTTATTTGGAACTTTAGCCCCGAAAGTTGCCGGAGTCTGCGTGGCAAGTCGGGGCTCTCCAATCTGATCCAACTGAGTCTTCATTACTCGAATCTCCTCTCGAAGTTTTTCAGCCTCTTTATCTGGATCGTTTAGGTAGAGAGTTATGGCTCCCGCAACTGCTGCAGCCATTCCCCCATACATAGTTGAATAAGTCGTTTTATAGTCCTCTTTCTGCTGACCCAAAACTACACCTGTAGCACCAGCGATCAGCATGTTTTGAAAGACTCTTTCCTTTGTTGTGTGGGCACATCCCGTTGTCAGAGCAATGATCAAAATTCCAAAATTACTACTTACTCTCACTAGGTTTTTTTTACTGGCAGACATATTCCTGCTCCGATGACATTTTGAGACACACTTGTCCCTTGCCACCGGCTTGGCCATCCACCCCTTCTGGATAATCACGATCACAAGGAGGATTGACTACCTCGTTGGCCGGACCCATTGGTACCGATCCTCGGACGCCGGCCGGACCTAATTTTCCTTCTTGATTCAAAAAGCTAATATTTAAACTTTTGCCATCGGAAAAATTCACATTCAGATTTCCGGCGTTGCCACCATTGCCTCCGTTGGCACCCGCACATCCCGGATGTCGTCCGGGAAATGTAATAGCACCATTACGCCCATGACCGCCCTGCTCGCCTCGAAGAATGACCTGCAGGCTTCCTTTCGCCTTTTGCGAAAGAATATTAATTGTCCCGCCGGATCTGCCGTTTTTGTCCCAGAATGCTTGTGTTCCTTCTGGAAAATTTTGAACTAATCCGCCATCTGAAATGAACTCTTTAGTAACAATCGTCAGATTCTTATCCAACGTAGTTACGACTGCTTTATTTGTAAGAAAAACTCTGGCAGCTTCAATCTTTTGATGGTTCGCTAACTCTACCGGACCATCCCATAAAATATCCGTCGGAATTTTTACGAAAACCGGAATCGACGACGATACACGTCCATCGTCCGTCAATTGTTCTACGAGATAAGAAAGTTCCGATCCTCCGGACACCTGAGCATGTACAAACTTTTTGTCCGAACCGGACACTACACCAAGAATTTTCGATTGTTCCGATACTCGGACAGTACCCTGAGCGTCCGGCCAAGATAAATCCACTTCGTAAGAATTTGGTTGATCCGAACCAACAATCTCTACCGCGATTTGGTCCGTCGACAATTGTTGAATCCGTGGATCAATGGCCGGCTTTTCTTTTTTTAATTCGTTAGTACATCCGGACAATCCAAAATTTGACAATAGCAGGCCCGCGAGGAGCCATTGAGCTTTTTGCATAGCATCTCCCTTAAATAAGTTTTCAAAATGTGTCCGAAAATCGGACCACCCTCTTGAAATTTGGAGATGCTACGTGCTAAATCTTGAATGCATTTATCCGGTGCACGCTCATCCTCACTTGTGATTACAGTCACATTTTCCCGAGGGTGGGCTTTTTTCGTTTCTGGGCCTAGAAATACTCAGCGTTAGTTTTTAAGTAAAGCTTTATTTCATAATAAATACATATAGTTACGCCATACGTATTCATGAAAAATCATAATTATTTATAGAATTCTATGTTTTTATCTTGAAACTTATGTGCTTAAAAAGTACTCATTAAACCAAATTTTATGAGAAAGAAACTCAGCCTCGCCGAAAAAATCGCACTCCTCGCAAAACACTCTGGTGTGAGCCAGTCTGCCATTGCCGATCAAGTAGGAGTACCTGCAAGTCACGTGAATCATTTCTTCCGTGGCAAAGGCGACGTTCGCTCTGAACTCTTCATTGAAATTCTAAAGACACTCAACATTGACATCGAAGCACTGATCAACAAAGAAGTTGCTCGTATGAATGATTTAGATCTCGAAGAAAAACAAAATGCAGGCGAAGTTTTCGAGAGGCTTGTGAAGTCTTTCGATAAAACTGATAGAGAAGCAATCGTTCAGTATATTGACGGCTTCGCTGTAGCCCAGTTGGGTTCTAAAGCTAAGAAACAAACGAAAGTATTAAAAGAGTTAATTTAATTGGGGGGATCTTTGGAAATACAGACGCAAGCCATCGCCTCAGATGAATCTCTGAAGGTGAAGTTTAGGAAGGACTACAAATTCCTACGCTTTTATCTTCTGCCATTTTTAAAAGACTTTTCAGCTGACGTGCGCTGGATGGCTGAGAAAATTGGCACAAATGTCGAGCAAGCTTTTGAATATCAAGATTTGCTTATCGCTTCGGAATATTGGGTGCGTCATCCAAATGGCGGCATCTCTGTAAAAGAAAATTACCCAAGATTCAGAAAGAATTTCGACGATTTTTTGAATACGGCAGAGTTCATGACTCTCAATGCAAATATTAGCACGAGAATAACTGACGACGGACAATGCTGGTACGAGACATTTACGATTCCCACTACAAAAGAGCTTGAAACGGAATTCATTGGAAAATTAGACTCTCTTTTGAAGGAATTCAGAGAAAAGTCTGAGAAAACACCTGGCGACACGATTGTTTCTTGGTCTCAGATTTACACTCATGCCCTGAACGGCACGAACGCCAACAAGGAGGTACAACAATGAAATTCACCCTAGCAATCCTTACTGTATTAGTTCCGTTCTTCGTCCATGCTGGCGGCGGTGGTGGTCTTCGTCCGGGAATGGAATCTGGTATGGTCCGTCCGGAAATCGTATATCACTTAGGCGAGTCTAACGGCGTAACGTCCTTTGCTTTTGGACAGCTCGATAACAATGAGTGGAAAATCCAAAACATCACATTACCGACGAGTGAAATTGAGCTTGATTACAATACAAAACAAGCACTTCAGGTTTCTAAGAAGTTAAAAAATTGGGCTGAGGTAAAATAAATGATTCAATTACCAGGCCGAGTTAAATCGGTTAAGCCGACATTTCAAGCTGATTCATTTACTTGTCCGCATTGTGGTGTCTTCTCTCAGATGACCTGGTCAGAAACTCAAGCAAATGGCTCTAACAACTCCGAGAGAATTTGCCTTTCTAAGTGCGAAAGCTGTGATAGATTCGCAATTTGGACAGCATTTTTAACATATAATAGTGATAGAAGAGCAAACTGGAATGCAACATTGGTGCACCCAAGAAGTGCAAAACATCAACCACACGATCAACTTCCAGCCGACGTTAAAAGAGATTTCGAGGAAGCTGCCAACGTACTGTCATTTTCTCCAAAGGCTTCTGCAGCACTTCTTCGATTAGCTGTTCAAAAATTAATCCCGCATGCCGGTGAGACAAATTCAAATTTAAATGAAGCAATTAAATCTTTAGTTTCTAAGGGCCTTTCGCCACAAATTCAACAGGCTCTAGATATTGTTAGAATTACCGGAAACAATGCAGTTCACCCTGGTCAAATGGACGAAAAAGACATTTCTGAAATTGCAGACGCGTTGTTTGAAATCATTAATTTGATTTGTGAAGAATTCATTGCCAAGCCCGAGCGAATTAAGAGCCTTTATGAACGGCTGCCAAGTGAATCTCTAAAGCAAATTAAGCGAAGAGATGCGAATTAGGCATTAGTAGGCCAAATGAATCCAGAGGATATTAAAAACGCATCAGAAGCGATTAAAAATGCAAGCGCGTTTGGAATTGAAGCCATAAAATTCATTCGTGTATTAACTGATGAGCCCATGAAAGAGCTTTCTGGGATCCTTTCTGATAAGTTAAAATTTTATCGTTGGAGAAATCAGCAACAAATTCTTTTGAAAGCCGCTGAATATTTAAGATCAAATAACATCCTCACTAGAAAAATTCCGCTAAGAGAATTAATTCCACTTTTAGAATATAGTTCTATGGAAGACGAAGAGTTATTGCAGGATCTTTGGGCCGGGATTTTAGCAAATTCCGCAAATAGCAACAGCTCAAACCGCAGCAACTTGGTATTTATCGAAATTTTAAAAAGCCTTTCAAAAATGGAGGCTGAAATACTCCAGGTTATCTCTTCGATTCCAAATTGTATGAATCCAAATGGAGTAATTCTTACCACGTACTTACCTGCAACAGCTCAAATGATGACCCCGCCGCCATCAGGGGCCAGATCTTCCCTGTTGCCAAACGATGACGTCACATTAGCTTTGGCCAATCTCGACAGATTAGGATGTATCTCGATCGTAAAGTCGATTGGTGGGGATCAGATGTTTGAATTTATAAAATGTACTGAGCTGGGAATTAGACTAGTCCAAATATGTACTGTGGCAAAAACAGTCTAGTTCTAGCAATAGAAATGCTGAGAACAGTCCAACCACACAAATTTTAAAAAAACATATTTTTCAATTGACCGTACATTTCCCGTACTTTATTTCTATAGATGGAGGAGCACTAAAGGAGTTAACCAATGGGTTACTACAAAGAGCTCGACATCGAAAGAATTCATAGTGAAGAAGCTGAAAATAGGTTGTTGGCTTCTATTCAACCTACATTTAGCGAAGACTTACTAAGTGAAGTTTGCGAAACTTCTAACTTGGAATCCTTTCCCTATTCGCCATCTAAATCCGGAATTCAGTCTTTAGCTTTCTATCAGTAGTTGGTGGTGATTATATGGTTGGTCGTAGATATCAAGCCGATCCTCGGCTTTTACTTTCTATATGGAAGAAAGATGGCACTCTTTGGTATGCAGAACCAGACGATCTTCGTGCTGTTATTTTGGCAGAAGCGGCTCCTGAGGAATTAATACGATCTCGCATGGGATACGGTTATCATTTAATCCAAGAAGCTCTTGAAGGAAAAAGACTGAGTATCTGGTCCATTTCATTTATTGAACATGGAATATTGATACAATCACAAAATACAAATAGTCCTCTGAAATATTGAACACAATAAAATCATGATTTCAAAAACTCCAGAGGACAAAGCTTCTAATCAACCTTCAACAGTCTTAGCGCATTTAAAATAACGATAAGAGTCGCACCAGTATCTGCAGCCACCGCCATCCACATACTAGAATATCCTAATAGGGCTAAAGCCAAAAAAATAATTTTAAGAACCAAAGCAAAGCCAATATTAAATCTTATAATACCCAAAGCTCTTTGCCCTTGTTCTATTGCGACTGCCAACTGACTTAAGTCATCTTTAACTAGAGTTACATCTGCCGTTTCGACCGCAGCATCAGTTCCAGCAAGCCCCATTGCGATGCCAACTGTAGCTGAAGCTAAGGCCGGGGCATCATTTACGCCGTCCCCCACCATCCCTACATATTTGTACTTTTGAACAAGCTCTTTAACTTTTTCAACCTTATTCTCCGGCAAAAGATCACCAAATGCTGCATCAACGTTGACACTACTACCGATGGCAGTAGTTGTTCTTTGATTATCGCCACTCAAAATGACCACAGCTTCACAACCTAAACTATGAAGCTTATCTACGGAAAGCTTTGCGTTGGCTTTTAGCTTATCACCCAGCCAAATTATACCCATAACCTCTCCCTCGCAGTCCGCGTGGGGCTTATGCCCTACAACGATAACGGAGAGAGACTTATCTTCTAACTTCGCTAAATAAGACTCGAGCTCAGTGGAGCAAACTCCCAACTCATGAACAAATCGATGATTGCCAAGAAAATACTCATGTCCATCCAATTTTGCAAATACGCCTCTACCGTGTGCACTTTGCACTTCACTAACTGGGCTTGCAGATATTTTATTTTCTTTCGCATATCGAACTACAGCTTGAGCCAAAGGGTGATTTGAAGACGCCTCAATAGAAGCCGCAACCTTCAAAATATCCTCTATACTTTTGGTTTGATCCCAAACTCTAACAGAAACTACTTGAGGCGTGCCTTCAGTGAGCGTTCCTGTTTTATCAAGAGCTACTGCGCGTAGCTTTCCAAGACCTTCTAAAAACTTCCCACCCTTAACTAGAACCCCTCGTCTAGCCATTGCAGTGAGTGCAGATGCTATTGAAACGGGAGTTGAAATAACTAGCGCACAAGGGCAAGCGATCACAAGCAAAACTAAAGACTTATAAATCCAGTCATTCCAAGCGCCCTGAAAAACAAGAGGCGGAATCATCATAATTGCAAGTGCTAACAAAAACACGGCAGGAGTATAGATCCTAGCAAATTGATCGACGAAGGTTTGGAGAGGCGCCTTTGATTTTTGAGCGTCCTCTACAAGTTTAATAATCTGCGATACCTTCGAATCTTTAGAAAGCTGACTAACTTGAATATCTAGCACTGCAGAGCTATTAATAGTGCCGGCATATACGATGTCGCCAAAGGCTTTTTTAACCAATTTAGACTCACCAGTGAGGGCAGCTTGATTTACATCAGACTCTCCGGCCTTTACCGTACCGTCTGCGGGTATTAGGTCTCCGGCTCTTGCAACAACTACGTCACCAATTTTAAGAGATGAAGCTTCTACTTCAGTTAGTTCTCCGTTACCAGCTCTAAGTAAAGCGCTTTTAGGAGTAATTTTTAGCACTTCAGAGATAGCTTTTCTTGCTCTAACGACACTATACGCCTCAAGAAGTTCAGAGAGGGCAAATAGAAAAATAACTGCCGCGGCTTCTGCATAGTCTCTCAAATAAATGGCGCCTAAAGCAGCAACAACAACTAGCACATTCATATCAAGATGAAATTTCCGAAGAGCTCTAGTCGCTTTTGGAACAACTAAGATACTTCCAAAAGCTATGGAAATTAAGAAACCTGACATTGTCAGAAATTCAGAAACACCGTTTATGTAACTTATTACAAATGAAGCTAAAAACAATGCGCCCGAAATGCAAACATATAGAAGGCGGTGAAATGGAATCGTAACTGTCTTTCCTTCTTTAGAGACAACTTTGACGCCAGATCTATTAATTCGCCTCTCAACATCTTCTTTTTTTGTTTTATCGGAAAATACTACTTTCACAGTAGAAGACATCAGATTGGCTTCTACAATATAGATGTCGGGAGCTTTTAAGGAGCTATTGATTGCCGCTATTTCATCCGCGCAATCCATCCCACTAACTTTAAATTCTTCCTCTACAGCATCAGAAGGAAGGTTGCTTCGGTCATACCCGTTGTTACTCTCAACAACTTTCTTACTTGAATGACTATGAGAATGGTGATGGCCATGCCCGTGATTACAATTATCATGTCCCATAGGGAGCTCCCGTCATCTATACGTCAAACTACAAACTAATTCTGACCGCACTCTTTTGGATTAGTCTCGCAGTGTTTTTCAAGCTTAAACACATACCCTTCTTTTATCTGAAGACCATTGTCTGGCTTAGCAAACGACACCACTTCTTCAACTTTAGATAAAGTCAATGTACCTACTAAGCTAATCCTGCAACGACTTCCGCCTCTCGTGCCACCGTTACATTTATTTTCGTAGACATTAACTTTATCGCCAACATGAACGCCTTGCTGCGACCCGAATTCGATTTTTACATCCCCGTCCGGAGTTGTGTTCTCTGCTTTATGATAAGAGAGTGTGGCACAACCAGTTAAAAAAACCATTCCTATAGCAAAAACCAAAATACTTTTTGTCATGTGATACTCCTAATTAGTGCGCCACGCGCGCTTTAAATTTATGTTCAAAAATCGAATATAAGATTGGCAAAACAAATAACGTAAGTAGCGTTGAAGAAACGATTCCACCAATAACCACAGATGCCAATGGCTTCTGAACTTCCGCACCAATGCCAGTTGAAAGCATCATTGGCAAAAATCCAAAAATAGCAACAAGAGCCGTCATTAGCACCGGACGCAGACGAATTAAAGTTCCCTTAACAACCAACTCCTTACCTGACTTCCCTTCAAGCTTCAGCTGATTAAAGTAGTTCACAAGAACCACACCATTTAATACTGCGATCCCCGACAGCGCGATGAAACCGATTCCAGCGGAAATACTGAACGGCAAACCATTCAAGATAAGTCCGATGACACCGCCCACGAGTGCAAATGGAATGCAGCAGAAAATCAACAGAGTTTGGCCAACACTTCTAAATGCTGCAAAAATCATAAGAAGAACTAACCCTAGAGCGACCGGAGTCAATACTAAGAGTCTTGTTCTTGCCTCTTGCAGATTCTTAAAGTTGCCGCCCCATTGAACGTAATAACCTTGAGGAAGTGCGACCTCTTTCTCTACGATTTTCTGCGCCTCATTGACGAAGCTCTCCGTATCTCGACCACGCAAATTGATCAGAACTGCAGAGCGACGGTTCGAATCTTCTCGATTAATAGAACCAAAAGTCTCAGCAAATTTAGAGCTTGCAATGGTAGACAATGGGGTTGTTGTGTTTGAGCCAATCCCAACTGGAAGCGCCCGAATAGTCGCTAAATCTGAACGTTCTTCTTCACTCAACCTAACAACGATTGGGAATTTCTTTTCATTTTGATAAAGGTAACCAGCCTCCTGCCCGCCGAGCGCAATTGAAATCGTGCTCAAGATATCTGAGACACTTGCTCCATATCTTTTGACGGCCCCCTCGAGAGGCTCAACGCGCAATACAGGGCTTGTTCCTGCTAAATCGACCTCTACGTCACCGGCGCCAGGTACTTTGGAAACTACCTCTTGAATTTTCTTTGCAATCTCCATATTTTTTTGCAAATCAGGCCCAAAAACTTTGACAGCTACATCTGCACGCGTGCCTTCAAGAAGCTCATTGAATCTCATTTGAATGGGTTGAGATGCCAAATAAGACTGGCCTGGCAGATCTTTTTCAAGCCTTTCAATCATCGTTTTAACCAGGCTATCATAGGTATGCTTCTTACCTTGATTATTCGCACCCCAATCATTACGAGACTTAAGCATAATATAGGTATCCGAAATATTGACACCCATAGGGTCGGTTGCGACCTCACTAGTACCAATTCTCGAAAATACAGTGTCCACCTCTGGAAACTCTTTAATTATTCCCTCGGCTTTCAACTGAAATGCAATGGACTGATCAAGGCTGAGATTTACCGGGCGAATCATGTGGAAAGCGTAAGAGCCTTCACTGAGCTGTGGTAAAAACTCTGAACCTAAGCGAGCAAACAACACCCCACCCAAAATGACAGCACCCAAAGATAGAACGATGGCTGTCTTTCTGAATACGAATGTGGCCTCGAGAATCGGCTTGTAGGCCGCTCGAATCCAGCTCATAAAGCGTGGTTCTTTGTCTTCTGCCTTAGACGACAAGAATAAACTTGCCAACGCTGGCGCCGTTGTAAACGAGAGAACCAATGCTGCTAAAACTGCAATGGAGAACGTCGCAGCCATTGGCTTAAACATTTTTCCTTCAACGCCAACAAGCGCAAAGACCGGCAAGAAAACCATAACAACGATCAATTGACCAAAGCCGGCCGCTTTACGAATTTCAATGGACGCCTCTACGATCGCTTCCTTGACTTCGTGTACACTCAATTTACGCTTATGATGTTTCGCCCGCTCATGAATGAGCCGAACGCAGTTGTCCACCAAGATTACAGTTCCATCGACTATGATACCAAAATCCAAAGCACCAAGGCTCATCAGATTACCGGATATTCCAAGTGGTTTCATGATCAAGAATGTAACAAGTAGAGAAAACGGAATTGTAAGCGCTGTGATGATCGCGGCTCTAATATTACCCACGAGCAGAAAGAGCACGATGATTACAAGACCTGCGCCCATCAATAAATTATGCTCGACGGTGCCGAGAGTTGCATTTACTAGGTCAGAACGATTGTACACTGTTTCTAATACAAAGCCCTTTGGAAGAGTCTTTCGAATCTCTTCAACTTTGTCATGAACTCGCGTTGAAACAGTTCTGCTGTTTTCTCCAAGTAACATCATAACTGTTCCAAGAACAGTTTCTCGACCATTAAACGTCGAAGCTCCAGTTCTCAACTCTTTACCAAGCCGAACTTTTGCAACGTCTCCAATCTTTACTACCCTAAAAGAATCGAGCTGTTTTACAGGAGCTTGCTCGATATCTTCAGGCCCCTTAAAGAGACCAACGCCCTGAACTAAGAACTGCTCAGCTGTTTGAGATATATAGCCGCCACCAACATTTTTATTAACCTTTTCAAGGGCACTCACGATGTCTTCGAAGTGAACCCCATACGAAACCATCTTTTTAATGTCGGGCTGAACGTGATACTGTCTCTCAAAACCACCTGTAGTATTGATTTCTGCAACCCCTTCAACAGTTAGAAGGCGCGGTTTTACAAACCAATCCTGAACTTCCCGAATCTGCATCATTTGTTTCATGCGCTCTTCGGGATCATGAGATGGCTTCTCAACATCTAAAACGTATTGGAAAATCTCACCGAGACCTGTTGATATAGGACCGAGCTTCGCTTGGGCACCAGACGGCAATTCGGGCAAAACCCCCTGAAGCCTTTCTGTTACCATCTGCCTTGCACGATAGATATCAACCTCATCTTTAAAAACAATCGTCACTTGAGACAGACCGAATCTAGTGATTGACCGGACTTGCTCAACTCCGGCAATACCTCTCATCGCAGACTCAACAGGGTAAGTAATTCCACGTTCAATTTCTTCAGGCGCCAAGCCCTCAATCACTGTATTTACTTGAACCTGGTTATTTGTAATATCTGGTACGGCATCAATTGGGAGATGCTGAAAGGCAAATAGCCCCGCGGCAGC
This genomic window contains:
- a CDS encoding helix-turn-helix transcriptional regulator → MRKKLSLAEKIALLAKHSGVSQSAIADQVGVPASHVNHFFRGKGDVRSELFIEILKTLNIDIEALINKEVARMNDLDLEEKQNAGEVFERLVKSFDKTDREAIVQYIDGFAVAQLGSKAKKQTKVLKELI
- a CDS encoding DUF4145 domain-containing protein → MIQLPGRVKSVKPTFQADSFTCPHCGVFSQMTWSETQANGSNNSERICLSKCESCDRFAIWTAFLTYNSDRRANWNATLVHPRSAKHQPHDQLPADVKRDFEEAANVLSFSPKASAALLRLAVQKLIPHAGETNSNLNEAIKSLVSKGLSPQIQQALDIVRITGNNAVHPGQMDEKDISEIADALFEIINLICEEFIAKPERIKSLYERLPSESLKQIKRRDAN
- a CDS encoding DUF4393 domain-containing protein: MNPEDIKNASEAIKNASAFGIEAIKFIRVLTDEPMKELSGILSDKLKFYRWRNQQQILLKAAEYLRSNNILTRKIPLRELIPLLEYSSMEDEELLQDLWAGILANSANSNSSNRSNLVFIEILKSLSKMEAEILQVISSIPNCMNPNGVILTTYLPATAQMMTPPPSGARSSLLPNDDVTLALANLDRLGCISIVKSIGGDQMFEFIKCTELGIRLVQICTVAKTV
- a CDS encoding cation-translocating P-type ATPase, whose amino-acid sequence is MGHDNCNHGHGHHHSHSHSSKKVVESNNGYDRSNLPSDAVEEEFKVSGMDCADEIAAINSSLKAPDIYIVEANLMSSTVKVVFSDKTKKEDVERRINRSGVKVVSKEGKTVTIPFHRLLYVCISGALFLASFVISYINGVSEFLTMSGFLISIAFGSILVVPKATRALRKFHLDMNVLVVVAALGAIYLRDYAEAAAVIFLFALSELLEAYSVVRARKAISEVLKITPKSALLRAGNGELTEVEASSLKIGDVVVARAGDLIPADGTVKAGESDVNQAALTGESKLVKKAFGDIVYAGTINSSAVLDIQVSQLSKDSKVSQIIKLVEDAQKSKAPLQTFVDQFARIYTPAVFLLALAIMMIPPLVFQGAWNDWIYKSLVLLVIACPCALVISTPVSIASALTAMARRGVLVKGGKFLEGLGKLRAVALDKTGTLTEGTPQVVSVRVWDQTKSIEDILKVAASIEASSNHPLAQAVVRYAKENKISASPVSEVQSAHGRGVFAKLDGHEYFLGNHRFVHELGVCSTELESYLAKLEDKSLSVIVVGHKPHADCEGEVMGIIWLGDKLKANAKLSVDKLHSLGCEAVVILSGDNQRTTTAIGSSVNVDAAFGDLLPENKVEKVKELVQKYKYVGMVGDGVNDAPALASATVGIAMGLAGTDAAVETADVTLVKDDLSQLAVAIEQGQRALGIIRFNIGFALVLKIIFLALALLGYSSMWMAVAADTGATLIVILNALRLLKVD
- a CDS encoding efflux RND transporter permease subunit, which translates into the protein MINNIIRFSVYNRVLVLLLTLGIAAAGLFAFQHLPIDAVPDITNNQVQVNTVIEGLAPEEIERGITYPVESAMRGIAGVEQVRSITRFGLSQVTIVFKDEVDIYRARQMVTERLQGVLPELPSGAQAKLGPISTGLGEIFQYVLDVEKPSHDPEERMKQMMQIREVQDWFVKPRLLTVEGVAEINTTGGFERQYHVQPDIKKMVSYGVHFEDIVSALEKVNKNVGGGYISQTAEQFLVQGVGLFKGPEDIEQAPVKQLDSFRVVKIGDVAKVRLGKELRTGASTFNGRETVLGTVMMLLGENSRTVSTRVHDKVEEIRKTLPKGFVLETVYNRSDLVNATLGTVEHNLLMGAGLVIIVLFLLVGNIRAAIITALTIPFSLLVTFLIMKPLGISGNLMSLGALDFGIIVDGTVILVDNCVRLIHERAKHHKRKLSVHEVKEAIVEASIEIRKAAGFGQLIVVMVFLPVFALVGVEGKMFKPMAATFSIAVLAALVLSFTTAPALASLFLSSKAEDKEPRFMSWIRAAYKPILEATFVFRKTAIVLSLGAVILGGVLFARLGSEFLPQLSEGSYAFHMIRPVNLSLDQSIAFQLKAEGIIKEFPEVDTVFSRIGTSEVATDPMGVNISDTYIMLKSRNDWGANNQGKKHTYDSLVKTMIERLEKDLPGQSYLASQPIQMRFNELLEGTRADVAVKVFGPDLQKNMEIAKKIQEVVSKVPGAGDVEVDLAGTSPVLRVEPLEGAVKRYGASVSDILSTISIALGGQEAGYLYQNEKKFPIVVRLSEEERSDLATIRALPVGIGSNTTTPLSTIASSKFAETFGSINREDSNRRSAVLINLRGRDTESFVNEAQKIVEKEVALPQGYYVQWGGNFKNLQEARTRLLVLTPVALGLVLLMIFAAFRSVGQTLLIFCCIPFALVGGVIGLILNGLPFSISAGIGFIALSGIAVLNGVVLVNYFNQLKLEGKSGKELVVKGTLIRLRPVLMTALVAIFGFLPMMLSTGIGAEVQKPLASVVIGGIVSSTLLTLFVLPILYSIFEHKFKARVAH